The Nocardioides ochotonae genome segment TTCGGCCGGATCACCAGTTCGCCGATCTCGCCGACCGCGACCTCCTCGTCGGTGGCCGGGTCGACCAGCGCAACGTCGAACCACTCGTCGGCCGCGAGGCCGGCGGCGCCGGCGGGGCGCTCCTCGCCGTACGGCGAGATGATCGGCGCGGAGGTCTCGGTGAGGCCGAAGACCTCGACGAACGCTTCGATCCCGTAGCGCTCCCTCATCGGCTGGACCAGGGTGGCGGCGGTGGGCGCGGCGAAGACGACCCGGAGCGGGTTGTCGGCGTCGTCCTCGCGGCGGTCCTGCTTCCAGATGAAGTCCATCATCACGCCGATGAAGTTGGTGACCGTCACGCGGCTCTCACGGATCTGGTCGATCCACCGGCTGGCGGAGAACCTGCTGCGGATCACGCAGCGTGCGCCGGCGACCAGGGTCGGGTAGGCCGCCATGAACTGCGCATTGCCGTGGAAGAGCGGGGTGACCGTCATCCAGGCGTCGCCGGCGGTGAGCCGGACCAGTGAGACGCACTCGTCGGCGAAGAAGTACATCTGCGCGTGCGGCATCGCGACGCCCTTGGACGGGCCGGTGGTACCGGAGGTGAAGAGCACCGAGGCAAGGTCCTGGGGCCGCACGTCGGGCAGCTCGACACTGGCGCCCTCGGGCAGCTCGGCCTCGAGCTCGTCCCAGGGGGCGGCCTCCCAACCGGCCTCGCGGAGCACCTGGATCGCCTTGTCCTGCTGGCCGGTGTCGATCACCCAGAACTTGGTGATGTCCTGGGCGGCCTCCTTGACCGCGACGAACCGCTCGGCGAAGACGTCGTCGATCACCGCCAGCCGCGCCTCGACGGTGCGCACCTGGTGGGCCAGGAAGTCGTGCTCGTACGCCGTGTTGATCGGCACCTCGACCAGCCCCGCGACCGCGCTGCCGATCCAGGTCCGGACGAACCGGGAGGAGTTCGCAGCGACCAGGACGACCCGGTCGCCCACTCCGGCGCCCTGGGTGAGGAAGTTGCGGCCGACGCGCTCGGCAGAGGCCAGCATCTCGGCGAAGGTCCAGGTGGCGTCCTCCTCCGGGACGTCGAGCCAGACGGAATCGGGGCGCTCGGCGGCGTGGTGACGCAGCACCGTGGGCAGGGCCCACTGGCTCCGGTCGGTGAAGGTCGGCTTCAGGTCGCGGTAGTGGCGGAAGGTCACGGGTCCATCCCTCGTCAGGAGTTGTCGGCGCGACGGGCGCCGCGGAAGTCAGGCTTGCGCTTGGCGAGGAAGGCGCGGGCGCCCTCGAGCATGTCCTCGCTGCCTATCGCCTGGACCAGCGCACCGAGGTTGGCGGCCATGTTGTCCTTGGACTGGTTCCACCACTGGTTGGAGCTGGTCTTGGCGATCTCGAGGTAGCGCGGGCTGAGGGCGTCGATCTCGTCGAGCCACCGCTCGACCGCGGCGTCCAGCCCGTCGTCCGGCACGACCTCGTTGACCAGACCCCAGTCGTGGGCCTGCGTGGCGGAGTAGCGCCGACACATCAGCGCCATCTCCTTCGCTCGCCGCTCACCGATCTGGACGGCCATCAGGTTGGTGGCGCCCAGGACCGGGGCGGAGCCGACCTTGGGACCGGTCTGGCCGAAGGTCGAGCGCT includes the following:
- a CDS encoding enoyl-CoA hydratase/isomerase family protein, with protein sequence MGSIEVAERRDVVWITINAPERRNAYDLDMARAMIAAVEDAAEANAVVITGAGGSFCAGGALTELGEPDPAQLRRLFTTSLRLLDAIRACPRPVIAAVDGAAAGGGNELVVACDFAIATERSTFGQTGPKVGSAPVLGATNLMAVQIGERRAKEMALMCRRYSATQAHDWGLVNEVVPDDGLDAAVERWLDEIDALSPRYLEIAKTSSNQWWNQSKDNMAANLGALVQAIGSEDMLEGARAFLAKRKPDFRGARRADNS
- a CDS encoding AMP-binding protein codes for the protein MTFRHYRDLKPTFTDRSQWALPTVLRHHAAERPDSVWLDVPEEDATWTFAEMLASAERVGRNFLTQGAGVGDRVVLVAANSSRFVRTWIGSAVAGLVEVPINTAYEHDFLAHQVRTVEARLAVIDDVFAERFVAVKEAAQDITKFWVIDTGQQDKAIQVLREAGWEAAPWDELEAELPEGASVELPDVRPQDLASVLFTSGTTGPSKGVAMPHAQMYFFADECVSLVRLTAGDAWMTVTPLFHGNAQFMAAYPTLVAGARCVIRSRFSASRWIDQIRESRVTVTNFIGVMMDFIWKQDRREDDADNPLRVVFAAPTAATLVQPMRERYGIEAFVEVFGLTETSAPIISPYGEERPAGAAGLAADEWFDVALVDPATDEEVAVGEIGELVIRPKVPFICSMGYYNAPEKTVEAWRNLWYHTGDALRRDEDGWFYFVDRFKDALRRRGENISSYEIETSILSHPAVVETAVIAVPASTEAGEDEVMAYVITQSEVTPEQLWEHCDGRIPSFAVPRYLRFVEELPKTPSQRVQKAKLRDLGVTPDTHDRTPDNR